In Corynebacterium aquatimens, one genomic interval encodes:
- the galE gene encoding UDP-glucose 4-epimerase GalE translates to MKVLITGGAGYIGSTIAACCQEAGITPVILDDYSRGLRVFAAPYAHYEGDVASADVLARVFSDHPDIDAVVHCAASIIVPESVQRPLDYYANNVGKTIALLAHLQSFGVRRVILSSTAAVYAPAPDYVASEDSPVAPQSPYAASKLIVERILADTAATGALSAISLRYFNPIGADPLMRSGLQDPAPTHALGQMIAAHRAGRPFTVTGTAWPTRDGSGLRDYVHVWDLARAHVAALTRFADVIADTPGHAVINLGTGTGTTVFELVDAFAQATGVPLPIKTAPPRSGDVVGAAASADKAHRLLDWSPQLTLADGVAHSLEWESRLTDVLAREALAREGTAGPA, encoded by the coding sequence ATGAAAGTACTGATCACGGGCGGTGCCGGCTACATCGGTTCCACCATCGCCGCGTGCTGCCAAGAGGCTGGGATTACCCCCGTCATCCTGGACGATTACAGCCGGGGACTGCGTGTATTCGCCGCCCCCTATGCCCACTATGAGGGCGACGTTGCGTCCGCGGACGTCCTCGCCCGCGTTTTTAGCGATCACCCTGATATCGACGCCGTGGTGCACTGCGCCGCGTCCATCATCGTGCCGGAATCTGTGCAACGCCCCCTGGATTACTACGCCAACAACGTGGGAAAAACCATCGCCTTGCTGGCCCATCTCCAGTCTTTCGGCGTGCGGCGGGTGATCTTGAGTTCCACCGCCGCGGTCTACGCGCCGGCACCGGACTACGTCGCTTCTGAAGACTCCCCGGTGGCACCACAAAGCCCCTACGCGGCGTCGAAGCTAATAGTGGAACGCATCCTCGCCGACACCGCCGCAACCGGGGCACTGTCCGCCATCAGCCTGCGGTACTTCAACCCCATCGGTGCAGACCCCTTGATGCGCAGCGGCCTCCAAGACCCTGCGCCCACGCACGCCCTGGGCCAGATGATCGCCGCCCATCGCGCCGGGCGCCCCTTTACTGTCACTGGTACCGCGTGGCCCACCCGCGACGGTTCCGGCCTCCGCGACTATGTTCACGTCTGGGACCTCGCCCGCGCTCACGTTGCTGCGCTGACGCGTTTTGCAGATGTCATTGCTGACACCCCCGGGCACGCCGTCATCAACTTGGGCACGGGCACCGGGACGACGGTCTTTGAACTCGTCGATGCCTTCGCCCAGGCCACCGGGGTACCCCTTCCGATTAAAACTGCTCCGCCGCGCTCCGGCGATGTCGTCGGTGCCGCCGCCTCCGCCGACAAAGCACACCGTCTGCTCGACTGGTCCCCGCAGCTCACGCTTGCCGACGGCGTGGCGCACTCCCTGGAGTGGGAATCCCGCCTCACCGATGTTCTCGCCCGTGAGGCTTTAGCCCGGGAGGGCACCGCTGGACCCGCGTAG
- a CDS encoding helix-turn-helix domain-containing protein produces the protein MTNKPRKKQGKPASDCPELVALGGALAQRRRDDGRLQQEVATAAGVSRSTLHTIEHGGAGVRWEKVVAVAGALGLKLAWVEANP, from the coding sequence GTGACGAATAAACCTCGCAAGAAGCAAGGTAAACCAGCCAGCGATTGCCCCGAGCTCGTCGCGCTTGGAGGGGCATTAGCGCAGCGCAGGCGTGATGACGGCCGGCTGCAGCAGGAAGTCGCGACCGCGGCGGGTGTATCCCGGTCCACTCTGCACACCATTGAGCACGGCGGTGCTGGCGTGCGGTGGGAAAAAGTAGTTGCCGTGGCAGGCGCACTAGGTCTAAAACTCGCGTGGGTAGAAGCTAACCCCTAA
- a CDS encoding DUF4229 domain-containing protein yields the protein MNETDKAPQVDPAARRRANKAAAVYGGLRLLLFVVLTVVIQGAAMLIGAQFPLIMSALLALIVAFPLSMLVFSKQRVEAVEAMATWNEQRRARKEWVREELAGRG from the coding sequence ATGAATGAAACAGACAAGGCCCCACAGGTTGATCCCGCTGCGCGGCGCCGCGCTAACAAAGCCGCCGCGGTCTACGGGGGTCTGCGGCTGCTGCTGTTCGTGGTCCTCACTGTGGTGATCCAGGGCGCCGCGATGCTGATCGGCGCCCAGTTCCCGCTGATCATGTCCGCGTTGTTGGCGCTCATCGTGGCCTTCCCGCTGTCCATGCTGGTGTTTTCCAAACAACGCGTTGAGGCTGTCGAAGCGATGGCAACGTGGAATGAGCAGCGCCGCGCGCGCAAAGAGTGGGTGCGCGAGGAACTCGCTGGGCGTGGTTAA
- a CDS encoding AEC family transporter, with amino-acid sequence MLDVITGFAIIFAVIGAGFILAHRGIIGPGDKRLMLNQIAYYVASPCLLFTTVARSDISTFTSPVVLVVFIASALTMGLYWVISAIFFKQDIPTTMSGASSASYFNSVNIGLPIGIYVIGEATYVAPVLLLQMVVFSPLIIAGLNANAASGSTRTRAVLHALWSGITAPVVVGSLLGLIVAACHLTVPDPVLAPIEILGGASIPLILMSFGASLSGSNVLAPGPDRNPTIVATVMKLAVMPAIAFAVGVALGLHGPLLYASVILCALPTAQQAFNYAANYQVGETVARDSVLITTFASMPAMILIALLFGA; translated from the coding sequence GTGCTTGACGTCATCACTGGTTTTGCCATCATCTTCGCCGTAATCGGCGCGGGGTTCATCCTGGCCCACCGCGGGATCATCGGCCCCGGGGACAAACGTCTGATGCTCAACCAGATCGCCTACTACGTGGCATCCCCCTGCCTGCTGTTCACCACCGTGGCACGCTCAGACATCTCCACCTTCACCTCACCCGTGGTGCTCGTCGTGTTCATCGCTAGTGCCCTGACCATGGGCTTGTACTGGGTGATCTCCGCGATTTTCTTTAAACAAGACATCCCCACCACCATGTCGGGCGCATCGTCCGCAAGCTATTTCAACTCCGTCAACATCGGGCTGCCCATCGGCATCTACGTGATCGGTGAGGCCACCTACGTTGCCCCCGTCCTCCTGTTGCAAATGGTGGTTTTCTCCCCATTAATCATCGCCGGTCTCAACGCCAATGCCGCCAGCGGATCAACCCGCACCCGCGCAGTGCTGCACGCCCTATGGTCAGGCATCACGGCCCCCGTCGTTGTCGGTTCCCTTCTGGGACTCATCGTCGCCGCGTGCCACCTCACCGTGCCGGATCCCGTCTTAGCCCCGATTGAGATCCTCGGCGGCGCCTCCATCCCGTTAATCTTGATGAGCTTCGGCGCCTCCCTCTCCGGCAGCAACGTTCTCGCGCCGGGCCCGGACCGTAACCCCACGATCGTGGCAACGGTGATGAAACTCGCGGTCATGCCCGCCATCGCCTTCGCCGTCGGCGTGGCTCTTGGCCTTCACGGCCCGTTGCTCTACGCATCCGTCATTTTGTGCGCGCTCCCCACCGCGCAACAGGCCTTCAATTACGCCGCCAACTACCAAGTCGGTGAAACGGTCGCCCGCGACAGCGTGCTCATCACCACGTTCGCCTCGATGCCAGCGATGATTCTGATCGCCCTGCTCTTCGGCGCTTAA
- a CDS encoding 1,4-dihydroxy-2-naphthoate polyprenyltransferase → MGDMNATPRDWFEAARPHTWPNAIAPVVVGTGAAARDDGAQLGYALLALVVSLALIVGVNYANDYSDGVRGTDEHRTGPTRLTASGLARPELVKFAAFAAFGVAGIAGVALSLLTTPWLILVGLLCVAAAWFYTGGKNPYGYKGYGELAVFVFFGLVAVLGTQFTQLGWVTWAGVACAVGVGSISAAINLANNIRDIPTDTVAGKNTLAVTLGDERARDVFTVLTLVPFVVSLGLCVVAIPAVLSLAALPWALGSILVVRRGATGPALIPVLGTNGRAMLIWSILVAGGLAFAGA, encoded by the coding sequence ATGGGTGACATGAACGCGACTCCACGCGACTGGTTCGAAGCAGCCCGCCCGCACACGTGGCCCAACGCCATTGCCCCCGTGGTGGTGGGAACAGGGGCCGCGGCGCGCGATGACGGCGCGCAGCTGGGGTACGCACTGTTGGCGCTGGTGGTATCGCTGGCGCTGATCGTGGGCGTGAACTACGCGAACGATTATTCCGACGGGGTGCGCGGCACGGATGAACATCGCACTGGGCCGACGCGCTTGACGGCTTCTGGGCTCGCCCGCCCTGAGCTGGTGAAGTTCGCGGCGTTCGCTGCGTTCGGCGTTGCTGGCATCGCGGGCGTGGCGCTGTCTTTGCTGACGACACCGTGGTTGATCCTGGTGGGACTCCTGTGTGTCGCCGCCGCGTGGTTCTACACGGGCGGAAAGAACCCGTACGGCTACAAGGGCTACGGGGAACTAGCCGTATTCGTCTTCTTCGGGCTCGTTGCAGTGCTGGGCACGCAGTTCACTCAGCTCGGCTGGGTCACGTGGGCCGGCGTGGCCTGCGCCGTGGGAGTCGGGTCCATCTCCGCCGCGATCAACTTGGCTAACAACATCCGCGACATCCCCACCGACACGGTCGCGGGAAAAAACACGTTGGCGGTCACACTTGGCGACGAGCGGGCGCGCGATGTGTTCACTGTTCTCACGCTCGTGCCATTTGTGGTCTCGCTTGGGCTTTGCGTCGTTGCTATCCCCGCGGTGCTGTCCCTAGCCGCGCTGCCGTGGGCACTGGGGTCAATCCTTGTTGTGCGCCGCGGCGCGACCGGGCCAGCACTCATTCCGGTGTTGGGCACAAACGGTCGCGCGATGTTGATCTGGTCCATCCTCGTCGCTGGCGGCCTGGCGTTCGCGGGCGCATAA
- a CDS encoding glycosyltransferase: MWIDYAIRQGLHTAGTLLRQPGLLLATRAPGLSFPQHGETVISLTTFGPRMSTAVLCIASLLVASPKLPVILWLDREDYEGEWPRGLKRLVERGLQIRCSDGEYGPHTKYYGTFQEFAGTGTRIITVDDDMMYPRWFPDKLLNAADASPECVVAYRAHTIVRDHENGKLAPYKDWRPTLTTEPSVLHFATGVSGVAYPPSMVDFVAAQGTEFLNHSPHADDVWLHHCALESGHLVRQVFPHPREFSVILFSQSNALVRKNTLGGRNDTQIAATYTDEDLEILLSAEKPAED, translated from the coding sequence ATGTGGATCGACTACGCCATCCGGCAGGGCTTGCACACCGCCGGGACGCTGCTGCGCCAGCCGGGTTTGCTGCTGGCAACGCGCGCGCCGGGCTTGTCGTTCCCGCAACACGGGGAGACGGTCATCTCACTGACCACTTTTGGTCCCCGCATGTCCACGGCGGTGCTGTGCATTGCATCGCTGCTCGTCGCCAGCCCGAAGCTGCCGGTGATCTTGTGGCTCGACCGCGAAGATTATGAAGGCGAATGGCCGCGCGGCCTGAAGCGTCTCGTGGAACGGGGTCTGCAAATCCGCTGCTCCGATGGCGAATACGGGCCGCACACGAAGTATTACGGCACGTTCCAAGAGTTTGCCGGAACCGGCACCCGCATCATCACGGTTGATGATGACATGATGTATCCCCGTTGGTTCCCCGACAAGCTGCTCAACGCCGCGGATGCCTCCCCGGAGTGCGTCGTCGCCTACCGCGCCCACACCATTGTCCGGGACCATGAGAACGGGAAACTCGCTCCGTATAAAGACTGGCGCCCCACGCTGACCACTGAGCCCAGCGTTTTGCATTTTGCAACGGGTGTGTCCGGCGTTGCGTACCCGCCGTCGATGGTGGATTTCGTCGCGGCACAGGGCACGGAGTTCCTCAATCACTCACCGCACGCGGACGACGTCTGGCTCCACCACTGCGCGCTTGAATCCGGGCACCTAGTCCGCCAGGTGTTCCCGCACCCGCGTGAATTTTCCGTCATTCTGTTTAGTCAGTCGAACGCGCTCGTGCGCAAGAACACCTTAGGCGGCCGCAACGACACCCAGATCGCCGCGACCTACACTGACGAAGACCTGGAAATACTCCTCAGTGCAGAAAAACCCGCCGAGGACTAA
- the menE gene encoding o-succinylbenzoate--CoA ligase, protein MLEIVPVDPADPVALMDDLEEAIAGMKAILPVPGGMAPGDRDRAELLRTTMRAGQSIDESVAVVVATSGSTGKPKGAQLTPANLVASADATHQALGGPGQWMLALPAHHIAGLQVLTRCLVAGVEPEWVDLTQGFSVEEFAYRTDELVSTGERCYTALTPMQLTKAMSTLAGIEALRLYAAVLVGGGAINPKLLESAAKLRINAVTTYGSSETAGGCVYDGRPLAGVRVKVVGERIHLGGPTIARGYRNLPDHEAFAEDGWFATSDAGMLISDTLTVTGRLDAIIETGGLKVHPEVVEKHVLACEGVTGACVVGVPDERFGHRLCLAYTGSAGTAQLMEHFDDTLPRWQVPKDIRVVREIPVIGPGKPDRKAVAALFQ, encoded by the coding sequence ATGCTGGAGATCGTCCCGGTGGACCCCGCGGACCCGGTGGCCTTGATGGATGACCTCGAAGAAGCGATTGCGGGGATGAAGGCGATTCTGCCGGTGCCTGGGGGAATGGCCCCTGGGGATAGGGATCGCGCGGAGCTTCTGCGCACGACGATGCGGGCGGGGCAGTCGATCGACGAGTCGGTGGCGGTCGTGGTGGCTACCTCAGGGTCGACGGGAAAACCGAAGGGGGCGCAGCTCACGCCGGCGAACTTGGTAGCTAGTGCGGATGCGACGCACCAGGCGCTGGGTGGGCCGGGTCAGTGGATGCTGGCTCTGCCCGCGCACCACATTGCGGGGTTGCAGGTGCTCACGCGGTGTTTGGTGGCAGGAGTTGAGCCGGAATGGGTGGATCTGACCCAGGGTTTTTCGGTTGAGGAGTTCGCCTACCGCACGGATGAGCTGGTCAGCACCGGCGAACGCTGCTACACCGCGCTCACCCCTATGCAGCTCACCAAAGCGATGAGCACGCTGGCTGGAATTGAGGCGCTGCGTCTCTACGCCGCCGTGCTCGTCGGCGGTGGCGCGATCAACCCCAAGTTGCTGGAATCAGCGGCCAAGCTGCGCATTAACGCCGTGACCACGTATGGCTCGTCGGAAACTGCTGGCGGCTGCGTCTACGACGGCCGTCCGCTCGCGGGAGTACGGGTCAAGGTCGTCGGCGAGCGCATTCACCTCGGCGGCCCCACCATCGCGCGCGGCTACCGCAATCTCCCGGACCATGAGGCATTCGCGGAGGATGGCTGGTTCGCCACCTCGGACGCCGGCATGCTTATTAGCGACACGCTCACCGTCACCGGTCGCCTTGACGCCATTATTGAGACGGGGGGTTTAAAGGTTCACCCGGAGGTCGTCGAGAAGCATGTGCTTGCGTGCGAGGGCGTGACGGGTGCGTGCGTCGTGGGCGTGCCGGACGAGCGTTTCGGGCATCGCCTGTGCCTGGCTTACACGGGATCGGCGGGAACGGCGCAGCTCATGGAGCATTTTGATGACACGCTTCCGCGCTGGCAGGTGCCAAAGGACATTCGGGTAGTGCGCGAAATTCCCGTGATTGGCCCGGGAAAGCCGGACCGGAAAGCTGTCGCTGCGCTCTTTCAGTGA
- a CDS encoding CAP domain-containing protein, with protein sequence MSVTLRTKMAVSAVVLAVTITGVPAATAKSHNWEHTSTDEPISTVVESETGESLNAGYFPAQHFNVGTQVPGEKDGEQAPSGSKESSELDEKTKKIIGGVVGGIVAIAALVGLVQFAGPFIQQFLQDHNIIPSAQPQGVSQRERDYAAQFMRELNGYRVSKGLRPVMEDRNLSNGSYNWSKHMYHVGRITHSHGPFEELVFRALGDYVDDPSSAINVWKSDPGVNANLLDPRARAGGIGFYIKDGWIYATYRYVR encoded by the coding sequence GTGTCCGTCACGCTGCGTACGAAGATGGCAGTATCTGCCGTTGTTCTTGCTGTCACCATAACTGGCGTTCCAGCTGCCACCGCGAAGTCGCACAACTGGGAGCACACAAGTACGGATGAACCAATTTCAACCGTCGTTGAGTCCGAAACCGGAGAGTCATTGAATGCGGGCTACTTTCCGGCACAGCACTTCAATGTAGGTACGCAGGTTCCCGGTGAGAAAGATGGCGAACAAGCGCCAAGTGGTTCTAAAGAGAGTTCTGAACTTGATGAGAAAACCAAGAAGATCATCGGTGGCGTAGTAGGCGGGATCGTGGCGATTGCTGCACTCGTAGGGCTTGTGCAATTTGCTGGACCCTTCATTCAGCAGTTCTTGCAAGATCACAACATCATTCCCAGTGCGCAACCACAAGGAGTTTCTCAGCGTGAACGTGACTACGCAGCACAGTTCATGCGAGAGCTCAACGGGTACCGAGTTTCCAAAGGGTTGAGGCCAGTTATGGAGGATAGGAACCTCTCGAATGGTTCATACAACTGGTCTAAACACATGTATCACGTCGGTCGAATCACACATTCCCATGGCCCGTTTGAGGAGCTAGTTTTTAGGGCACTGGGGGACTACGTTGACGACCCAAGTTCAGCAATCAATGTTTGGAAGAGCGATCCAGGCGTCAACGCAAACTTGCTTGATCCTCGAGCACGCGCCGGTGGGATAGGTTTTTACATCAAAGATGGCTGGATTTACGCCACTTATCGATACGTGCGTTAG
- a CDS encoding AAA family ATPase produces the protein MVYGRESLLENIKRELVFLAEEPRLIGRTQVIVGPRGVGKTSLLRNIQAYASRKGFETVWVTAGDGPLANALVDGLQRLTHTWRGTLAQKLQELIASVRIEFAGVNVEASSLKGQPDQTGQAHTLQRLLTAAGKAAMERNAGLIVLIDEIQSADGEGLRALAYAWQHMQSDAADLAMATFAAGLSHSQDVITDAVSFAERFRYDELENLPYADAEQALRQPAEERGVRWSDEAILRALNEADGYPYFIQVIGDETWRAAGYPGAGTLLEREQVDAAMEGFRRLRSSFFRARWQKATPAEARMLRAMAELGEGKVKRKDITDAMNIESDAIGVARRSLLDKGLVDASSYGYLEFTAPGFAEFIRNEAE, from the coding sequence GTGGTGTATGGACGCGAATCTCTTCTTGAAAACATCAAACGTGAACTTGTATTTCTTGCCGAAGAGCCACGTTTGATTGGACGCACGCAGGTGATCGTTGGGCCGCGAGGCGTAGGCAAAACCAGTTTGTTGCGTAACATCCAGGCTTACGCCTCGCGCAAGGGTTTCGAAACCGTGTGGGTTACGGCGGGTGATGGCCCGTTGGCTAACGCCCTTGTTGATGGGCTGCAACGACTGACGCATACCTGGCGCGGAACGCTTGCGCAGAAGCTCCAGGAGCTCATCGCTTCCGTCCGGATCGAGTTCGCTGGCGTGAACGTCGAGGCATCAAGCCTTAAAGGCCAGCCCGATCAGACCGGTCAGGCACACACTCTTCAACGCCTACTAACTGCTGCGGGAAAAGCGGCTATGGAGCGTAACGCAGGACTGATCGTCCTCATCGACGAAATCCAAAGTGCCGACGGAGAGGGGCTCCGAGCATTGGCATATGCGTGGCAACATATGCAGTCTGATGCAGCGGATCTCGCAATGGCGACGTTCGCGGCCGGATTAAGCCACTCCCAAGACGTGATTACTGACGCTGTCAGCTTTGCGGAACGCTTCCGATACGATGAACTTGAGAATCTGCCCTATGCGGATGCTGAGCAAGCTTTGCGACAACCCGCGGAAGAGCGCGGCGTGCGGTGGTCCGATGAAGCTATTCTTCGGGCGCTTAACGAAGCAGACGGCTACCCGTACTTCATTCAGGTAATCGGGGATGAAACGTGGCGTGCAGCGGGATACCCGGGAGCGGGAACTCTATTGGAACGTGAACAAGTTGACGCAGCCATGGAAGGATTCAGGCGTTTAAGGTCATCATTCTTTCGCGCTAGATGGCAGAAAGCAACACCCGCAGAAGCACGAATGCTGCGAGCAATGGCTGAGCTGGGCGAGGGGAAAGTAAAACGCAAAGATATCACGGACGCGATGAACATTGAGTCGGATGCGATCGGGGTCGCTCGGCGGTCGTTGTTGGACAAAGGTCTAGTAGATGCGTCCAGTTATGGGTATCTGGAGTTTACGGCGCCCGGCTTTGCGGAGTTTATCCGCAATGAGGCCGAGTAG
- a CDS encoding 1,4-dihydroxy-2-naphthoyl-CoA synthase, with translation MTYSTAQPFDASQWRAAASLDGITPANFTDITYHRHIGEGRENGIVRIAFDRPEVRNAFRPHTVDELYRALDHARRDPSVGVVLLTGNGPSPKDGGWAFCSGGDQRIRGRSGYQYATNHDADVEAATADHVDEARVKAEGGRLHILEVQRLIRTMPKVVIAVVNGWAAGGGHSLHVVCDLTIASREEARFKQTDADVGSFDGGYGSAYLAKQVGQKFAREIFFLGRAYSAEDMHRMGAVNIVADHANLEAEAIQAAREINGKSPTAQRMLKFAFNLLDDGLMGQQVFAGEATRLAYMTDEAVEGRDAFLEKRPPNWDEFPFYY, from the coding sequence ATGACGTATTCCACCGCGCAACCCTTCGACGCCTCCCAGTGGCGTGCAGCTGCCAGCCTTGATGGCATTACCCCGGCGAACTTCACTGATATCACTTACCACCGCCACATCGGTGAGGGCCGCGAAAACGGCATCGTGCGCATCGCCTTCGACCGACCTGAGGTGCGCAACGCGTTCCGCCCGCACACGGTTGATGAGCTCTACCGTGCCCTCGATCACGCCCGGCGCGACCCGTCGGTGGGCGTGGTGCTCCTTACCGGCAACGGTCCGAGCCCCAAGGACGGGGGCTGGGCATTTTGTTCCGGTGGTGACCAGCGCATTCGTGGCCGTTCCGGCTACCAGTACGCCACGAACCATGACGCTGACGTCGAAGCAGCCACTGCCGACCACGTTGATGAAGCCCGCGTCAAAGCTGAGGGTGGACGCCTGCACATCTTGGAAGTCCAGCGCCTGATCCGCACGATGCCGAAGGTTGTCATCGCCGTGGTCAACGGCTGGGCCGCCGGCGGCGGTCATTCCCTCCACGTCGTGTGCGACCTCACCATCGCGTCCCGTGAAGAGGCCCGCTTTAAACAAACCGATGCGGACGTCGGCTCCTTCGACGGCGGCTACGGCTCTGCTTACCTGGCTAAACAGGTGGGCCAGAAGTTTGCGCGCGAGATTTTCTTCCTTGGCCGCGCCTACTCCGCCGAGGATATGCACCGCATGGGCGCCGTGAATATTGTCGCCGACCACGCCAACCTCGAGGCCGAAGCGATCCAAGCTGCCCGCGAGATCAACGGCAAGTCCCCCACCGCCCAGCGCATGCTCAAGTTCGCTTTCAATTTGCTTGACGACGGCCTGATGGGCCAACAAGTCTTCGCCGGCGAAGCCACCCGCCTGGCGTACATGACCGATGAAGCCGTCGAAGGCCGCGACGCCTTCCTGGAAAAGCGCCCACCCAACTGGGACGAATTCCCGTTCTACTACTAG
- a CDS encoding FeoA family protein has translation MSANTLYDVPVGEHATVAGTMVDAALDRRLRELGLRVGADVAVMQKTSMAGWAATTERARRGLSHWC, from the coding sequence ATGTCCGCGAACACCCTGTACGACGTTCCCGTTGGGGAACACGCAACCGTCGCCGGAACGATGGTGGACGCAGCTCTTGATCGCCGGTTACGGGAACTGGGGTTGCGCGTTGGGGCAGACGTCGCCGTCATGCAGAAAACGTCAATGGCGGGGTGGGCTGCCACGACGGAGCGTGCACGACGGGGCCTGTCGCACTGGTGCTGA
- a CDS encoding o-succinylbenzoate synthase, with translation MAVRFRGVTTREALLIDGPHGWGEFSPFIEYAAPEASAWLRSGIEAAFEGLPHADGFVQVNGTVPAVTPGEVEGVLARFPGVSTFKIKVAEKGQSLIDDLARVRAVHTARPDATLRIDANCAWSVDEAVEAARGFATIVDLEYMEQPCATVEELAQLRYELHRIGLNTPVAADESIRRATDPLRVAELNAADVAVMKVAPLGGVRAVAGLVERIVDKRGVRSVTVASALDTAVGIAGGLVAAKLTESNAAGLATQRLFVEDVVAPRELFGGGLAVEPAVPDPDRLADLAAPAPRRDWWFTRVRQCCDYLESRSQ, from the coding sequence ATGGCGGTCCGCTTCCGTGGGGTGACCACGCGCGAAGCTCTCCTCATCGATGGCCCGCACGGCTGGGGGGAGTTCTCCCCATTCATCGAATACGCCGCGCCGGAAGCGTCCGCATGGCTGCGCTCCGGAATTGAGGCGGCCTTTGAAGGCCTGCCCCACGCCGATGGATTCGTGCAGGTCAATGGCACTGTCCCAGCGGTTACGCCCGGCGAGGTTGAAGGGGTGCTGGCGCGTTTTCCGGGGGTCTCCACCTTCAAAATTAAGGTCGCTGAGAAAGGGCAGTCGCTTATCGACGACCTGGCCCGCGTCCGCGCCGTCCACACCGCGCGACCGGATGCCACGCTACGTATCGACGCCAACTGTGCCTGGAGCGTCGACGAAGCCGTGGAGGCAGCCCGTGGTTTTGCCACGATCGTTGACCTTGAATACATGGAGCAGCCCTGCGCGACGGTAGAAGAGCTCGCGCAGCTGCGCTACGAGCTGCACCGAATCGGACTGAACACACCGGTGGCGGCTGATGAATCGATCCGCCGCGCCACCGATCCACTGCGCGTGGCCGAACTCAACGCCGCCGACGTGGCCGTGATGAAGGTCGCGCCACTGGGCGGAGTGCGTGCGGTGGCCGGATTGGTGGAACGGATCGTCGATAAGCGTGGTGTGCGTAGCGTGACTGTCGCGTCGGCGTTGGACACGGCGGTGGGGATTGCTGGGGGACTCGTGGCGGCGAAGTTGACCGAGTCGAACGCGGCGGGGCTGGCCACGCAGCGGCTTTTTGTAGAGGACGTCGTCGCCCCGCGGGAGCTCTTTGGCGGCGGGCTCGCGGTGGAACCTGCCGTGCCGGACCCCGACAGACTGGCGGATTTGGCGGCACCAGCGCCGCGCCGTGACTGGTGGTTTACACGCGTGAGGCAATGCTGTGACTACCTCGAATCACGTTCTCAGTAG